One Gemmatimonadota bacterium DNA window includes the following coding sequences:
- the mfd gene encoding transcription-repair coupling factor — protein MRLPTLLDITEASPVVQRYLALAADDARTARVSGLAGSSRSLLLAHAHRKRGGATLVIVEDTDAAEEMYEDVSSLLDPDDVALFPPWEVLPYDQVSPPGDLSGRRLGALHALMNNRPLFVVATVRAVMQRTMPPSVLAGAVLQVAAGATVPLNELTARCNRLGYERTDMVQAPGHFSVRGGIVDVYPHGMEQPCRIEFFGDEVESIRLFDIYTQRSSRNIDEMTVLPNREMIDDPETRDDVIQRVVRAGASVSVDASELVAHIEDGGLFEGSERYLPYFHPSAATIMNYLPDRTLIVRCEPDELAREAESFEAEYEDTHLRRTEADDLVPGPEEAILRWAGVMEESVYYGTMDMVRGTRAAEGWLAVGSEASGVYQGAMDVLKSRLKEWKADNARVVVVCDNEGQAERLREILGPDAPEIDMAVGPMHAGFILPDLPLVVLTDAEIFNRYRRRRRKVFKEGVVIEDFTSLKEGDFVVHIDHGIGRYVGLKRITVDERERDCLTLIYAGDDRVFIPIEQLHRVQKYVGSDGEAPALSKLGGKAWEQAKKRTRKAVRVIAEDLVKLYAARQASPGFAFSADTPWQREMEDSFIYEDTPDQEQASSEVKSDMEKAVPMDRLICGDVGYGKTEVAIRAAFKAVLDGKQVAVLAPTTILAQQHLTTFTERLADYPVNIRMLSRFVPPKEQKAVVAGLREGDVDIVIGTHRLISGDIDFSDMGLLVVDEEQRFGVVHKERLKQLKTSVDVMTMTATPIPRTLHMSLVSARDMSLITTPPRDRLPVHTEVVRFNEEVICEAIMREVDRGGQVFFVHNRVQSIEAVAEFLRRLLPQVSFVVGHGQMQERELEQVMIDFLDRKYDCLVSTMIIESGLDIPSVNTILVNRADRFGLAQLYQLRGRVGRSNHRAYAYLMIPAAGTVTPDARKRLAVIAEYTALGSGFHIAMRDLEIRGAGNLLGTEQHGFISSIGFDLYCRLLKEAMQDLKGETREEAPEAEVELQVGAFIPDDYIADRKLKVGFYQRLSRVEDEQEVASLREEMQDRFGRLPDPVRVLFDLVSIRQIAARIGLLQLRVRGSEMTVAYRDGLYPSRDRIARVTDDPALDIEFPHGDGFRIRAGLTGKTEAERVDLAKNLLLKLL, from the coding sequence ATGCGCCTGCCAACCCTTCTGGACATCACGGAAGCATCCCCCGTCGTACAGCGGTATCTCGCGCTGGCCGCCGATGACGCCCGCACCGCGCGGGTGTCGGGGCTCGCCGGCTCTTCGCGGTCTCTGCTGCTCGCCCACGCGCACCGGAAACGGGGCGGCGCGACGCTGGTCATCGTGGAGGACACGGACGCCGCCGAGGAGATGTACGAGGATGTCTCCAGCCTGCTGGACCCCGATGACGTCGCGCTGTTTCCTCCGTGGGAGGTGCTGCCCTACGACCAGGTATCGCCGCCGGGGGACCTGTCGGGAAGGCGCCTGGGCGCGCTGCACGCCCTGATGAACAACCGGCCGCTGTTCGTCGTCGCGACGGTCCGGGCCGTCATGCAGCGCACCATGCCGCCGTCCGTGCTCGCCGGCGCCGTCCTCCAGGTCGCAGCGGGCGCCACCGTCCCCTTGAACGAACTTACCGCGAGGTGCAACCGGCTCGGTTACGAGCGGACGGACATGGTGCAGGCGCCGGGCCACTTCAGCGTGCGGGGAGGGATCGTCGACGTCTATCCTCACGGGATGGAACAGCCGTGCAGAATCGAGTTCTTCGGCGACGAGGTGGAATCGATCCGCCTGTTCGATATCTACACCCAGCGGTCTTCGCGGAACATCGACGAGATGACGGTGCTTCCGAACCGGGAAATGATCGACGATCCGGAAACGCGCGATGACGTGATACAACGGGTAGTGCGGGCCGGAGCATCGGTGTCGGTCGACGCGTCCGAACTGGTGGCACATATCGAGGACGGCGGCCTGTTCGAAGGCAGCGAACGCTACCTGCCCTACTTCCATCCCTCTGCCGCCACCATCATGAACTACCTGCCGGACCGTACGCTGATCGTCCGCTGCGAACCCGATGAACTGGCCCGCGAAGCCGAGTCGTTCGAGGCGGAATACGAAGACACCCACCTGCGGAGAACCGAGGCGGACGACCTGGTTCCCGGTCCGGAAGAAGCGATCCTGCGCTGGGCCGGCGTAATGGAGGAGTCGGTCTATTACGGCACGATGGACATGGTGCGCGGCACGCGGGCGGCCGAAGGGTGGCTCGCGGTCGGCTCCGAGGCCTCCGGCGTGTATCAGGGGGCGATGGACGTACTGAAGTCCCGGCTAAAGGAATGGAAGGCGGACAACGCCCGGGTCGTGGTGGTCTGCGACAACGAAGGACAGGCGGAGAGGCTGCGCGAGATCCTGGGCCCGGACGCTCCGGAGATCGACATGGCGGTCGGGCCGATGCACGCCGGGTTCATTTTGCCGGACCTGCCGCTCGTCGTGCTGACCGACGCGGAGATCTTCAACCGGTACCGGAGACGCCGCCGCAAGGTCTTCAAGGAAGGCGTGGTGATCGAGGATTTCACCAGCCTCAAAGAGGGGGACTTCGTCGTCCATATCGACCACGGTATCGGCCGGTACGTCGGGCTGAAACGCATAACAGTGGATGAACGGGAAAGGGACTGCCTGACCCTGATCTACGCCGGAGACGACCGGGTATTCATCCCCATCGAGCAGTTGCACCGGGTCCAGAAGTACGTCGGTTCTGACGGCGAGGCGCCCGCGCTGTCGAAACTGGGCGGGAAAGCCTGGGAACAGGCCAAGAAGCGTACGCGCAAGGCGGTCCGGGTGATCGCCGAAGACCTGGTCAAGCTCTATGCGGCCCGGCAGGCCAGCCCCGGGTTCGCCTTCTCGGCCGACACCCCCTGGCAGCGGGAAATGGAAGACTCCTTCATCTACGAAGATACGCCGGACCAGGAGCAGGCTTCCTCGGAAGTGAAGTCGGACATGGAGAAGGCGGTGCCCATGGACCGGCTGATCTGCGGCGACGTGGGCTACGGGAAGACCGAAGTGGCGATCCGCGCCGCGTTCAAGGCGGTGCTGGACGGGAAACAGGTCGCGGTACTGGCGCCGACCACCATCCTGGCGCAACAGCACCTGACCACCTTCACCGAGCGGCTCGCGGACTACCCGGTGAACATCCGCATGCTGAGCCGGTTCGTCCCGCCGAAGGAGCAGAAGGCCGTTGTCGCGGGGCTCAGGGAAGGCGATGTGGATATCGTCATCGGCACCCATCGGCTCATATCCGGCGACATCGACTTCAGCGACATGGGCCTGCTCGTGGTCGACGAGGAACAGCGGTTCGGCGTGGTCCACAAGGAACGGCTCAAGCAGCTGAAGACCTCCGTGGACGTCATGACCATGACCGCTACGCCCATCCCGCGGACGCTCCACATGTCGCTGGTCTCCGCCCGCGACATGTCCCTCATCACCACCCCGCCCAGGGATCGGCTGCCGGTGCACACCGAGGTGGTGCGCTTCAACGAGGAGGTGATCTGCGAGGCGATCATGCGGGAGGTGGACCGCGGCGGACAGGTCTTCTTCGTCCACAACCGGGTCCAGTCCATCGAGGCGGTCGCCGAGTTTCTCCGGCGCCTTCTGCCCCAGGTGTCTTTCGTCGTGGGCCACGGACAGATGCAGGAACGGGAACTGGAACAGGTCATGATCGATTTCCTGGACCGCAAGTACGACTGCCTCGTGTCCACCATGATCATCGAATCCGGGCTGGACATCCCCAGCGTGAATACCATCCTGGTAAACCGCGCGGACCGGTTCGGACTGGCCCAGCTGTACCAGCTCCGGGGACGCGTAGGGCGGTCCAATCACCGGGCCTACGCCTACCTGATGATACCCGCCGCCGGCACGGTGACCCCCGACGCCCGCAAGCGGTTGGCCGTGATCGCCGAGTATACCGCGCTCGGGTCGGGGTTCCACATCGCCATGCGGGACCTGGAGATCCGGGGCGCCGGTAACCTGCTGGGCACGGAGCAGCACGGGTTCATCTCCTCCATCGGTTTCGATCTGTACTGCCGTCTGTTGAAAGAGGCGATGCAGGACCTCAAGGGCGAGACGCGGGAAGAGGCGCCCGAAGCCGAAGTCGAACTGCAGGTAGGTGCTTTCATCCCGGATGACTATATCGCGGACCGGAAGCTCAAAGTCGGCTTCTACCAGCGGCTTTCCCGGGTGGAAGACGAGCAGGAGGTCGCCTCGCTGCGTGAAGAGATGCAGGACCGGTTCGGCCGGTTGCCCGATCCGGTGCGCGTCCTCTTCGACCTGGTTTCCATTCGGCAGATCGCGGCGAGGATCGGATTGCTGCAGCTCAGGGTGCGCGGGAGCGAGATGACCGTGGCCTATCGGGACGGTCTCTATCCATCGCGGGACCGTATCGCCCGGGTGACGGACGATCCCGCGCTGGACATCGAATTCCCCCACGGAGACGGTTTCCGGATCAGGGCCGGACTGACCGGCAAAACGGAAGCCGAACGGGTCGATCTGGCCAAAAACCTGTTGCTCAAACTCCTGTAA